CCACAAAATCAGCTATTTCTTGAATTTCAGGATATTGATAGTAATGCGCCAATAAAACCGCATTTTTCTCTTTCTTGAGTTCTAATATTTTATTTGCTATATTCATCTCTTCCCTCTTCTTTCTTTATGTTAATGCAATGCATAAACAAAGTTAAAATTTTGAATCCCTAAATAATATGACACTCATCAGCAGTCAGATTGATTCATGTCATTGTTTTTGGGAATTTGCCTTACTATCTTTCTAAGGTCTATGAGGGGAATTACTATTTGAAAATTAGTGCTTTATGTTTATCCATTTGGGATAGGACTATTTCCATTCCTTTAGAAACTGATAATAATGATTGATCTGATAGATGAACCTTTAATTGAATTGAGGATTCCAAACGTTCTTTTAGTCCCTTTAATAAAGCCCCACCGCCTGTAAGATACACGCCATTCGTATAAATATCACCGGCTAACTCTGGAGGACATTGTTCTAAGGTCTTAATAACAGAGTCTTCAATTTTTGTTAAAGTATTGTTTAATATCATTGCGATCTCCTTATAATTCAAACTAATTTGCTTGGGTATTCCAGTAAGATTATCTTTTCCTACAACAGTACAATCTTCATTTAAAGGGATACTATTTTCAGTGGCAGCACCAATCTGTAATTTGATTTTTTCCGCTGATTTTTCACTAATTGATATAATATATTTCTTTTCTATATAATTCCTTATGTCAGAATTAAAAGTGTCACCACCTACTTTTAAAGCCATATATGTAACTACACCTGACAGTGAAATTAAACTGATTTCCGTTAGTCCTCCGCCAATATCTATTATCATCTTCCCATCAGGCTCTTTTATATTCAATCCCATCCCCAAGGCTGCAGCTACTGGCTCAAAAATTAGTTTAGTACTCCTTGAATTGAACTGATCTAAAGCAAGGCGTAAAGCTCTTCTTTCTACTTCCGTAGTACCATAGGGTACACTCGCAATTATATTATGAAAGCCTAAAATGGACCTACTAGGATAGAGTGTTTTCACAAAAGCATTCAGCATTTTCGTAGTAGCATTTAAATCAGCAATAACCCCATTTTTTAGAGGTCTTACTACTTTGGTGTCCCCATTAATTTTCCCTTCCATCTCAAGTGCAGCTTTACCTGCAAGTAAATAGCTATTCTTTTTACTATTAAGTGCTACAACTGTTGATTCTGAAAACAAAGTATTGATCATGCCCGTCAGAACTGTATTATTGTTACCAAGATCGATTGTAATATCTCTTTTATTAGCCATTAGGATGAATTTGTAATTAGAAGGGAAGTTGCTGCTTCCCTTTACGGACTTATTAGTTCACGACATTTAAAATTTTAATTGTACTTTTTCCTTTGGGCAAATCCCAATCAACTTCATCTCCTTTAGCATAACCAATCAAAGCCGACCCCATGGGCGATAAAAGAGAAATTTTATTTTCATTTATATTTTTTTCTGTTGGCTTCACCAAAATAATGTTGTTTCTTCTGCCATACGGAGTTTCCACATCCACTTTACTCCCGATTTTTATTACATCAACGGGCATCTCATTTTCTCTTTTTACGATAGCATTAGAGAGCTCATTAGTTAATTTAATTATCCATGCTTCATTTTGTGTTTCATCTGAAGCTAAAAATTTCTTCACTAGATTTTGAATAAATTGAAATTCCTTCTCCTCCAGAATTATTTGATTGTATTTCATAATGGTATAATTGTTTGATTTAGACTTTTTATTTATTTGAACAAATGAAGCACTAGCTTCCATTTGCTACAGAAGAATAATGCTTAAGATATTGCTACTCGATAAGCTAGAATTAAACTTTTTACTTATATTTTTTGATAAGAATTAAAAGTACTGCTGAGTTATTGACTTTTAGGCATATGCAGGAAGACTCTATTGTTCATTTTATTTATCATAAGGCTAAGATTTTACTGATAATGTTCACAATGAAAAATCACTGCATCTTTTCGATACCAAGTGCAATTATCAATTAACTCACAGTTTTGGCAAAGCCCGCTGACTTTATCGGCATCTCTATCTGTATGTGTATCATTTTCAATCAATGTAGAAGATAAGGCTGTAGATTTGCTGCTTGTTGAAAACTCCGAACAATCCCATATTAAGCCACTATTTTCCTTTCTTAGGCTACAATTAGTTCGATTAACACAATTAAAACAAATATTCATCAGCTACGGCTTTTCGACTTAATACCAATTTGTATGCCATTAAAGTGACACTATGCTTAACCCCTTTATAATGAAGGAACTACACATTTTTATCGCATCTATAAAAGAAAATGGGGTGGGTCAAAATTACCCGCTGGGGTATAATTACTCAATTTTAATCAGAACAAAATAGGGTTTAGGGGCAATCTTATATCACAAAAAGTCAACACAAACAATGGTGTCTTTGATCTCACATACCTGACCTTGAATTGCACAAGTAGTATTCAATAATTATCGTCTTTAATAACAACAAAAATTACAGCTGATTTACTTTTAAGCATAGATATACAGCTGGAATTTATGATTTAAGGAGTTCTGAATTTAAAGCAAGAATCGAACTCAGGTTCTTAGTTAAAAGGTCTTAGCTTATTTTCATTCGTAAAGTTTTTCTGTCGATACCTAAAATTTCCGCTGCTTTTGACTTATTATTATCAACTGATTGCAAAACCTTTAGAATATAATTTTTTTCCATCTCTTTCAGGGTCTTGTATTCTTCTTCCTTTACATTAGGGACAGGAATTTTAATATACTCAGGTAGCTGGGCAACATCTATAATTTCATCAGCCATTATTAAAGAGCGTTGTATAATATTTTCCAATTCTCTTATATTGCCGGGCCAACTGTGTCGTATTAATAATTCAATGGCTTTAGGAGTAATGTTAATATTATCTTTTTGGTATTCCTTCGAATATTTTTCGATAAAGTGATGAGTTAGTTGAGGAATATCTTCCTTTCTTTCTCTAAGAGATGGTGTGTGGACAGATATTACATTTAATCGGTAGTATAAGTCTTCACGAAATGTATTCGTTTTAGTCATAGCATGAAGATCACTGTTAGT
This is a stretch of genomic DNA from Marivirga harenae. It encodes these proteins:
- a CDS encoding rod shape-determining protein, which gives rise to MANKRDITIDLGNNNTVLTGMINTLFSESTVVALNSKKNSYLLAGKAALEMEGKINGDTKVVRPLKNGVIADLNATTKMLNAFVKTLYPSRSILGFHNIIASVPYGTTEVERRALRLALDQFNSRSTKLIFEPVAAALGMGLNIKEPDGKMIIDIGGGLTEISLISLSGVVTYMALKVGGDTFNSDIRNYIEKKYIISISEKSAEKIKLQIGAATENSIPLNEDCTVVGKDNLTGIPKQISLNYKEIAMILNNTLTKIEDSVIKTLEQCPPELAGDIYTNGVYLTGGGALLKGLKERLESSIQLKVHLSDQSLLSVSKGMEIVLSQMDKHKALIFK
- a CDS encoding GreA/GreB family elongation factor translates to MKYNQIILEEKEFQFIQNLVKKFLASDETQNEAWIIKLTNELSNAIVKRENEMPVDVIKIGSKVDVETPYGRRNNIILVKPTEKNINENKISLLSPMGSALIGYAKGDEVDWDLPKGKSTIKILNVVN